A segment of the Delphinus delphis chromosome 20, mDelDel1.2, whole genome shotgun sequence genome:
ctcccagcctcccctcccagtGTGATCCCACTCCTGCCTGAGGTTCCCCCAAGATATGCTTCCAAGGGCACCTTGGCCAGGCCCTGGGTCAAGCCTTGTTGACTGTGGAGGAATCCTCAGGGCCACAGGCCACAGCTCAAAGATCAGGCAGGTAACGGCAGGGAGTGAAGCAGGTCAGTGCAGGCAATAGAGCTGGGTGGGGACTACGGCCAAGACGAAGGCGCCCCTGCACTTGCTAACGTGGAGCAGCCCCTCAGCGCCTGCTGACTGTTGCTGTGCGGGAATTTGGCCTCCACATGGCCAGAGCTCTTGGTTTTCTGACAGAGGATAAAATTCAGACTTTCACGTGAGAGCTCTTTTTAAAATGCTCGCAAGCGCATCTTCAGAGCACGTCAGCCAGTTTGTGGCCTCTGCCCCAGGCTGacaggcagggccagggccagggccactTCTGCTCAGCATTCTGTTCCCAGCTAAGCACTGGCCTGGCTCCAAACTAGAGCCCAGTCAGCAATGAGTGCACGCAGCCATGCTTACTTCTCCCCCAGACTGTTCCCAGGGACTGagccccctcacccccagcactCTGGCTGTTCCGGACTGTCACAGCGTAAACCAGTGCCGAGCGGCACGGCCGGCCACCTCTGGCTCACCTCTGGCCCGTAGGGGAGGCGGGAGATGAGCTCCGGGGCCATCCAGTAGGGCGTGCCGACCAGGGACTTCCTCCGGGGCACCTCCTTGCTCACCTGGGCACAGAACCCAAAGTCTGACAGCTTCACCTGCAGTAGGACGTAGGCAGTAGGGTCAGAGGTGCTGGTGGGGGCAGGGTGAGCAGAGGCATCTACCTAATTGATTCCTTGGCCTCGGACGCGCTGGGTCTCCACGATGCTGCCCAGAGGTCAGAGCCTCTGGGGAGCTCTGCCGTCTCCTGGCTGGGGCCCTCAGCCGTGTCACCTGCCCAAGATCGCACCATCTGCCTCCGTGACAGGGTCTGTGCTGGGGCTCTCGGGGGAAGTGGCCCGAGTCCCAGGGGTACCAAAGGCTGGGCGGGGACTCAGACTGGGGCTGGCTCCCAATGCTGTGCCCTGGGCCCCTGCTTCCCGGCAGGAAGCACACCTTCAGCTGGCAGGTGTCCAAGGTGGGTACAAGGGGACACAGCCTGCCTCTGCAACAGCTACGTCCCCAGACCAAGGATTTATACCTTTGCTGGAACTGTGGGCCCTATCTGGACTCTCGAGGATGTCTGtggaccctcccacccccagagagCATGCTGACACATGTCCCCTAGACACATCTGCAGACAACTTTAGGTGTTCGTGGACCCCAGCTGAGACTCCCGGTGACACTgagccttccccccaccccccgcctctgctgACTGGCCTAACGTTCCTGGGGGAGGGCGGGCAAATCACCAACAAGAATTTGGTGAAAGTCAAGGGCCCCCTCCCACTGAAAATCATGTTCACTCTTGGAATATAAATGCAGGTTCTGGTCACTGTGGACCACCCATGGACCTCAGACTCAGAACTTCAGCCCAGAAGATGGGAGATGGGACTGGAGTCCACAGCCCACGCCTGGATGCCAGGCTAGGAGCAGGTTCTCACGTGGCCGAGAGGCTGGCCACCCAAATGGagtctcccctctctgggcccaggGCTAGCCTACAGTTCCCAACGGCCCGTGCTGACGGCAGAGACCCGCCAGCCTGAGCCCCTGACCGCAGGGGCAGAGGCCGCACTCACGTGGACCCCTGACTCTGGACTGCTGCCCAAGGAACGAAGGAACTTACTGCTCCTCACGTGACTGCACTCGGGGGTCAGAGCACACCCTACCAGCAGAGGGAGAGCTGGGCAGAGGCGGGGGAAGGCCAAGCCACCCCGTTCCTCACCCTGCCATCGTGGGTCAGCAAGATGGAGTCGCTCTTGATGTCTCGGTGGATGACCCCCTGGGCGTGGAGCACGGACAAGGCCTGCAGCACGGCCAGGCACACGGCGGCGATCTGCTCCTCATTCATCctgcgggggtgggtgggtgaatgACGGGGACAGACAGGGCCCCGCCCTGGGGTTTAAGGGGGACACAACACTACCCTGGGCTTTGAGGGGGACATGGCCCCACCCCAAGGGGTCTGGAGGGGGCCAGTTCTATCGTGGGAGAGGTCTGAGGGGGCCCAGGTCCAccctggggagctgggggagacAGCAGGCTGGCTGTCACAGGGCCCAGCTGTCCAGCAGTACCTGGTGTGGGTGACGATGTCGGTGAGGGCGCCTCCCTCCAGGAACTCCATCACCACCCAGAGCTCGTCCCCGACCAGGTAGCTGTTGTACATCTCCACCACATTCTCATGCTGGTAGTCCCTCATGATCACCACCTGGGCATGGGAGGCCGGGTTGGCGCAGCGGAGGGAGGACGGCCAGCCCCTGCCACCggagccctcccccctccctctcagcCTGGGTGTGGACCCTGCCACACTGCGGGTCTGCTTCCACCCGTCACTCCTGCTCATCGGGGTCCCCCTGGGCTGTCCTCCCACGGCCAAAGTCAAGAGACCTCAAAGGCAGCGTGGGCCTGACGTCTGCACTCTATTCCAGGGGTGCTCCCGCCCCGCACACACCCCACACTTCTGACGCTGGTCTCTGACCAGCCCTGAGCTGGGCCGCGAGTGGCTCTGATGGCCAGGCTGGTGTCGGGAGAGGGAGCTGGAACGAGGGCGTCTAAGCACAGGGCTGAGACCAGAAGGCCAAGCAGGTACTAGGCAGGTCAGATAAAaggcagtggggggtgggggggtgagggaaGAGATTTCAGGGGCAGGAAGGCCTAGCAAGGCAAAGCCTCACGGAGCTGGGGGAACACGATGCTCACAGGGGCCACATTACACGGGGCAAAGCTGAGGAGTGTGGAGAGGTCAGGAGGCAAGAGCTAGAGTCGGACGACCCTGGACCTGACGTCCTCCTGGGATTCCTGCATCAGAGGCCGGGGGCTGCTCCCAACACAGATTCCTCTCGGGAAGGAGCCAGGGGTCTGCCTTTGCAACATGCTCACTGGTAGTGAGCCCCCCAAGGGCCAAAGCCTGAGGTCAGACAGAAGCGAGGCCTAGATGGGGGCGGATCTCAGATGCACGGCCAAGAGGCCAGGCCTTTGTCCTGAGGGCACCAGGGGGCGCTGCAAGGGGCAGTAAAGGGGTGTGTGGCAGCCCTTTGGCTGTGGTGTGCGGAATGCCCAGGGGGCAGGGCCGAGCAGCAAATGGGCTACGGGCTACGTGGGGACAGGAACAGGGATGGGGGAAGGAGTGACAGGCTCAGGACTGACAAGccggggtgggggccagggaggtCCAGAGCTCCGGCCTGAGGACAGGAGTGGCGGGGCCTCTCTGAGACAGGGAACCAGGAGAGGCAGGTTTGGAGTACACGCTTTGGGGCCAGAATGGGACTTGGTGGGTATGAGGGGCCTGGAAGGCACGCAGAGGGTGGGGCTCAGGGGGATTAAGGGAGCCTGGAGCTGGGGCTCGGGGCCTGGCCAGGAACAGGACAGCCGTGGCCATGGGTATCGTGGGGACAGAGGAGACAGCCTGGGGAGGTGTGACGAGTGAGGACAGGAGCcgggcccaggacccagccctggggAACCCCATCCCCGAAGGCCCTTTCCCCTCCTCACCCCATGTGCCCTCAAAAGCCATGGGGCGGAGGAGCCCCAGGAGGCGAGGTgaaggcgggggcggggcagcAGGCCCACCTCATTGAAGAGCAGCTCGCGCCTCTGCTGTTTGCGCAGGTCCATCTTCTTGACGGCCACCAGCCGGCCCGAGCTGCGCACGGTGGCGATGCACACGATGCCCGTGGAGCCCTCGCCGATCTTGATGAAGTTGTCCAGGTAGGAGCGAGGGTCGCCGGGGTCCACCACCAGTTGCAGGGCAGCCCGGAACTGCTCGTGGGACACTCGCTGGGGTTCccgctgtggcgagcggggtccgGGGGgtccgggggcggggggcgcaggGGGGGCGGCGAGGGTGCGGGCTGGAGGGGCCAGCTGGGGCTCGGAGGCGTGGGGGCCCAGCACTCCAGGGCTGGGGGGGCCGTGGGCTCGAGCGGGGGGCCGGGAGGCAGAGGAGGACTGGGGGACGGCCAGGCCCCCCACCGATGGCCCATTGGGGGCCACGTTGTGAGGTTCCCCCTGCAACAGAAAAGAGAGGCGGCTGTCAGTGGAGGGGCCAGAGGGACGGGGACCCCGGCTGTGGGACAGACACATGGTGGTCAGGATGCAGATGGACGGTGGGCTGGGCACAGGTTGGAGTCGGTGGGTGGCAACGGGGAAGCTCCGGGCAAGGGGACAGTGGGGCGGTCCTGGGGCAAGGGGAGCAGTTACCTGGGCGCCCCGGGATGGGTGGTCCGTGTCGGCCCGCGGGTACGTGTTAAAGGGCCGGCCAGCTGCCACTTTCGCCCCGCTGGCCAGACCGGCAGGCTGGTGGGGGGTGCCGAcgtcaggcccagagaggggccgCTTGTCCCGGGAGGACTCCTGGGGCCCCCCTGAGCCCTCCCTGGACGACTTGGGCCTCTTGTCCGGCCCCACCCGCCGCCTGTCTCCACTGCTGCCACCCGCCTCGCTGCGACCGGCGACCCGGCCTTGACCGCCCGCCTTCTCTGGGCCCCCTCTGGCCGTGGTGGCCTGCTCCACAGGCATCCCGTTTTCCTGGCGGGCACGGGCGGGTGGCGGCGGGCTGTCTCTCCGCAGGGAGTTGGAGCGCGTCACCGACATGTTCTCAAACTCGTCGAGCAGCAGCGTGAGGGCCCCATCCTTGGCGCCTTTGCTGCCCCGCACGATGGTCTGGGGTCCGGGGCAATGGCGGGGTG
Coding sequences within it:
- the PAK4 gene encoding serine/threonine-protein kinase PAK 4 isoform X2, translated to MFGKKKKRVEISAPSNFEHRVHTGFDQHEQKFTGLPRQWQSLIEESARRPKPLIDPACITSIQPGAPKGEPHNVAPNGPSVGGLAVPQSSSASRPPARAHGPPSPGVLGPHASEPQLAPPARTLAAPPAPPAPGPPGPRSPQREPQRVSHEQFRAALQLVVDPGDPRSYLDNFIKIGEGSTGIVCIATVRSSGRLVAVKKMDLRKQQRRELLFNEVVIMRDYQHENVVEMYNSYLVGDELWVVMEFLEGGALTDIVTHTRMNEEQIAAVCLAVLQALSVLHAQGVIHRDIKSDSILLTHDGRVKLSDFGFCAQVSKEVPRRKSLVGTPYWMAPELISRLPYGPEVDIWSLGVMVIEMVDGEPPYFNEPPLKAMKMIRDNLPPRLKNLHKVSPSLKGFLDRLLVRDPAQRATAAELLKHPFLAKAGPPASIVPLMRQNRTR
- the PAK4 gene encoding serine/threonine-protein kinase PAK 4 isoform X1 translates to MFGKKKKRVEISAPSNFEHRVHTGFDQHEQKFTGLPRQWQSLIEESARRPKPLIDPACITSIQPGAPKTIVRGSKGAKDGALTLLLDEFENMSVTRSNSLRRDSPPPPARARQENGMPVEQATTARGGPEKAGGQGRVAGRSEAGGSSGDRRRVGPDKRPKSSREGSGGPQESSRDKRPLSGPDVGTPHQPAGLASGAKVAAGRPFNTYPRADTDHPSRGAQGEPHNVAPNGPSVGGLAVPQSSSASRPPARAHGPPSPGVLGPHASEPQLAPPARTLAAPPAPPAPGPPGPRSPQREPQRVSHEQFRAALQLVVDPGDPRSYLDNFIKIGEGSTGIVCIATVRSSGRLVAVKKMDLRKQQRRELLFNEVVIMRDYQHENVVEMYNSYLVGDELWVVMEFLEGGALTDIVTHTRMNEEQIAAVCLAVLQALSVLHAQGVIHRDIKSDSILLTHDGRVKLSDFGFCAQVSKEVPRRKSLVGTPYWMAPELISRLPYGPEVDIWSLGVMVIEMVDGEPPYFNEPPLKAMKMIRDNLPPRLKNLHKVSPSLKGFLDRLLVRDPAQRATAAELLKHPFLAKAGPPASIVPLMRQNRTR